The genomic segment atcaaataaaagtaTTGTGACATTTGATTGAATCACTATTCTGGTTCATTTGATGAAGTTCATACAAATGTAATAAACCTGCTAGGTAGGAGGCAGCGCAGAGAGGTTTTCAGGTAAACTCTGAATGATTAAGAGGTGCTGTACTTTCCACATTTGAATGTCTGTTTCCATGATGAACAACAAGTACCCTGAATAGGCACGATAACTCATTTTACAATATAATGAGTAAAATTGGGTGAAGTGTAAAACTTTCCTGACTTCCATGTTCTTCATGTGTGATGCTCGTCTCTCAGATGGTTGAGGCAAGACCTTGACATCTGGAGGCAAAGTGCTCCGGACCTGACAGTTCTTATCTTCCGCATCAGTTTTCAGCTGTGTGTTTGCAAGACGTCTGTCACCTTCCACACATTCCTTGGATGGACATCCTCGGGGTGTTTCCACTTCTCCTCGTCGGAATCACCTGTCAGCTCATTTCCTGCATCACCGTCTCAGCAGCGTAAACCGTTCAGATGCCGCCTGGCGAATGTTTAGCCTCAGAGACTTTTGTTTCCCTCAGTCTGATGCACTGTAGACTTTCTTTGACCTGCTTGTCACACCTCTGAggggacacaaaataattctgTGAAAAGAAGTCATCAAAGTTTGTTGCTTTGGaattttgagcttttttttttttttttttttttttacagcgtaTGGAAATAACATGTCCTTAAGGGTGTGGACTGTACTATAATTTTAATTTAGGAATTTCAGAGGGTTACCTTTGTAGGTTAAAAGGTGACTTAAAGCATTTCTTGCACaattaacccttgggtccttcaaatgaaaaaaaaccctaagttacgcattttacaatttttgtaatgatgtattttgtgttacaaacattcttttttttttcaaacactcaaaatgttcagaggcatctgtgctatccaaacatatatagtttttattagttctttgggattttttattctttattttttgcaaaaggaaaaaaaaaattgtgtctggaggtcctaaccaagccctactaacaatcccgaccggacgtgttcatgtaaaatggattggtttgaagcctcctgcaaaaaggcaaactcatttgcgatcctctggcggcacctaaaagttgcacaattggaatgacctcaacccaacaatgtggcatgcttacgtctgtccaagcgaaaacaaagcgattgacgtaaaaatcgcgtgaaatgcatgtttacacattaggtttacgatgcattcaaatatatgaattataatgggtctctatggtgcaaaatatgtaaattgtgaagattagggaatcaaaacctttttttatttttgctgcaatgcctgagaattatcagccggtgacgtcatgatatttaggccattttagaacccctccatacgtttcagctctctcgtgtttttccgaatgcctttgcctttgattcaaagacataattttacatttatcgcaagcggtggactacgagggttaaataaATGATATATGATGAAAACATTGCACTTTGGGACGAAATAATACCATTTCTATTATTTGCTATGGAGAAAAAGCACGATAAATTCAAACAAGTCATTCAGCGCCCTGGAAAAAAATCTAGATGTATCAACAGAACACAATAcctgtatattttttctttatagTGTACATGTTTGACATTAACATTGAACACCTTATCTTTACGGGCTcactaaaatgtttaaaattaaCCTCGGTCAAGCCCACTACTCAGCAGAATTCCACTGCGCAGTACGCGAAATAAGGCGGACGTATTTGTTTCCAGTCTCATAAAGTTGCCGAGTCAACTATGATCAAACGTTTCTTCCCTGTGTGGCCTTTATTTTGATGAGCATAACCCGAAGCGTGTGTACATCGagcgatgtaaaaaaaaaatggcgatgAACACACAAAGGATGATAATACACTGCACCGCTATGAGTCATCGCCATGGGAAAATATTtacttaattaaaaataaaaacactacaATACGTCCTAAAAATTGAACTGAGgcatttaccggtaattaataCATGGTGTACTCACCGTCGACAGCAGAAACGAGTGCAGATTAGGTCGTCGAGGTTAGCGCAAGTGCACCTGCCTGCAGACCTCGGTTGTCGTGCCTTAGCGCCACCGAGGCCATAAAGTGTTGTCTTACTGCACAAATTCACAATGATAGTATGCTGTAAGCAAAGACTTTGCTCTGACTTTGCACACGCAACCTATTTAATCATAGATCGAGAAGTAGATTTAGTTTCAAAGCACGAGAGTCACTCATTCACTTCTTCATACTCACCTGGGCGTATTGACCCAAATAATATCCAGATGGCAGAAGTAGAAGCACTCAGAGTCGTGCACACTGCTACAAGCGCAACGTTTGCTTCTTAACTTCACTGCTCTGACATCGTGATGGGCACGCGCGTCATGGCCCTTCACCAGTGGGCGCCCACAGCctgtttgtgaccaaaaaaaagatgctaaTTCATCACAACTGCAGTTTGAATCCAGTCAAGCAAAACATGTTGAagccatgaagaaaaaaacaaaacaaaacaaaacagacatgcaTTGTTCTTTTTCGCATTAATGTTGATAGGAGGTTTGACATGTTGTAATATGCTctgaatcatgtttttttccccttccataGATGGATTAATATGGTAAGGAATCATATTTTGGCACCTTAAAGTGGAAACCACATGACTACAAGGCAGTACAACAATCAGTGCGGTATAGTGGTGTGGCATGTTATTTAAATCAAATAACAGTCAGTTGAAATTGGTGAATTTCCAATTACAATGATGGTTAAGTGAGCATACTTTTAAgaaacaacacacactcacacacacgtgtgtgcgcgcgtgtgtgtgtgtgcaatgtaGTCCACAAGTTAAGTTTGCTTGTGAACTTTGCCCATCATCACTGAGACGCTGGCAAAGTTGATGCAGTGCATGCACCTTGTGTCATGTGTACCATTCCATAGCAAGAATGATACATTGTAGGATATTCATGAAAACGTTGACAAAGACGATAAAAGTGCACTCACCATGCTGCAGAGACAGGCAAAGTGTGATGAGAAGTAAAATGGTGATGTGAGAGGACACATTGGTCGGTAATGTCCTCAACTGTGTCATTACTGTGTTGTCACTGTTGCGTTAGTGTAACACTCTTAAaccactcctcactctctttAATGATGTCAGACCAACAGCTCCACCCACAGTTGCATTGAGGTGCCATGGAACCACAACGGGTgaccccccccctgaccccacCCTCATAGACTGCACTTCAAAAGATCCTCAACAGCTTTATTTGAGATGACCTTGCAATTGAACTCTGCCTGTTTTGTACAGTATCACGAATAAATGGAGCGTGTGTATAACTCATGAGTGATTTCTATGTTGCTCTTACACAATGTATGATGCATCCCAAGGGTAAGCCATTCATATGAACATGCACACAATTGATTACGAATGTCAGCAGTCAGACACCGTGCACATTCAGAATTAAATGATTGATCCTGAACTGTCTGTAACACGGTGAATCACCTTTTCATGGTCTAGACTCTTACTGCCTTAAAAATTGAGTCATCTCCTTGCTTTGTGAATTTGACGGCTTTTCCCTCACTATAACGTGTtgatcatgacttttttttgtcactactgtatgtgaatgagtgaatgagttcatttgtGGTTGAAATgcattatataaataaagttgcattGTCTTGCTTTTTACAAACTATTGTCGTACAGGTCACATGATGTTttttgaattgtgtgtgtgtatgtgtgtgtgtgtgtcgagggggggggggtaatcggGGTGTTTAAGGCCACTCTACTGTACATGTTTCCTGTAAGTACATAGAATTCAGATCATAATTGGTGAACACATTGCTCTGCACATCAGGATGTGTGGAATGTGTGACATGGCCACACAGCATCATGACTGCACACGTAGGACAAGACATTCTTACTCGGGAGGTTACAAGTTCAGTTCCCTCGGGAGCGCAGATGTGCTGCGCTCCACGGACATCCCATCACTTTAAGGACACACATCGGATAGCATGCAAACAGTTTGGATACCAAAAAAAGTGGGAAAAGAAGCAGGTGCTCGGTGTCACTGTTCTTGCTGTAGTGTATTTTCTATAAAGCCTGATTGGAATGTCTTGTCACAGCAAGAGTGAGTTTTACGTAACACTGGAACCTGAAACATTATAGCCATGTTTTATGTGTGGACATACTATCATGTTTTGGCTCTTTCTGCATTTGTTTTCAGCATcagctggagtggagggcgtgGCTCTTACGCAGCTGCACCTGTGTGAccaatcaagcctgccatgtattgaaggactgccaagctgccTAGTCACCGTCAGACTATTGACCTTGCTTGTTCTTCATGCTCAAGAGACGTTTTTAGACGTTCCTTTCATGTTCAAAGTTCTGATAGATTCTCGTTTTTTTAGATGTTCCTTTCATGTTCGTATTTCTGATAGATTCTTGTTTTGTGagtattttggtttgtttgttaatAGCTACTGATTCAAGTTTTGCGTATTTGGACTCatggcatttcattttttgtaattttggaTTTCCATTTTATCTTGCCTTGTACAagccctttttgtttttattggattTTCTCAGTTTGTTACCTGCAATTTCGGTTTAAACTTTGTCGGTCCTTTGTTTTTCTGTAGAGGCTATGCTAATGACTCAATAGCAAACTTGccaatgaaataaaagaaaaacattagtGTTTTTGTGATACGAGCAACAGAGTTGGATTGGTTTGAGTGACACACTTCATTttggttgaaaagaaaaatatatttaaaaaaaatagaagagtgGCCTTACTTCCTGCCAGCTCTTGGGCAAATCAATTACAGTGGCCTGATAATGTCATTTCCTCTAGGTCACTTTTTTCTTACTTTAGTAGATCAGTGGTTACTAAAATGAGTTCGATCCTCAGAGGTTCAATGGAGCCTCTGccttggaggttaagacacacccgactcaacatgtcaattcgtTATGgcatgcccgcttggccatcactggctggttcattttgtgcacagttAAAAAATACTTATGTATACTTTACACATATACtaattgtgttgactttttcctgtttttaataaacacgtttttttacgtcttgaatttgtaaaaaaaagaatttttatttttcactaatgaaggttCCCGTGAATGTGCatttgaactggttgggttcggtacctctaacaaggttaagaaccactgctctagaagATAGATAAAAAGGTCTTTGCCACAGATTTGCAACTATGTTGAGAAAGGCATAACTTCAGAGCATGATTACAACTAGGacatttattggccaagtatgtaaaaaaaaaaaaaaaaaaaaaaaaacacacacacacacacaaggaatttactttCCCAGTTACAACCCGTCATGAGGAACATAAACAAAATTATGACTAACTGGGGGAGACTGAACCGAAGCCTGTTTTGTCAATTAGAAAGGTGTATTGTGGTCATCAAGAGgcaggtgttaaaaaaaaaataaaagaaagaaagccatTTGAGGGATGCATGCTTTTAAATATTGAGGAATCACGTTTAAGCCAAAGTTACATTTGCACAACACATGcatgtttctgtattttgcGCATGGATGACTATAAATGTCCCAAAATGTTGTCAAATTCTGGAATGGCCTAAATGATGAAATAGAAATGCTGAATTTGGAAATATCCAAAATAATCGATCTGGAAAGAGCCAATTTCGAAACATGTTTTTGATGTTCACTGACAGCCACTTTCTACTTTCAAGATGCATGGGATGAATGTTCACGATTGAACAAGGACCTCTGGTGGGCAAACTTGTCTTGTCACGTCAGGTGCGGAATGAGAAAAATAGAAAGAGAAGAAAGGTTCACATTACCTTGTCAAAATGCACTAGCTTCTTTCCGTGAATGGCGTTTGATGTTTGCGGGGTCTACTTTTCAAGTCACTATTCAATATGGATCCTAGGAGAAAAGGAGGATggctgggggttggggttgttCAAAGTATTAGAAAACACGAATACAGTCCAAGTCAAGGCTATTTGACAAATGCGccaacagttttttaaaaatccatttgaaatttactttgtaaatattttcaagACGAAACGTTGAACAATGTTTCATTCTTCACATTCATGCTCAAGATGAACCAAAAAGTGAACCACAATGGTCCATTTAttactcaattaaaaaaaaaatgctgtcactCAACTTCCCAACATTAACTAAAAAACTACCAGAACACAAAATTTTTGGGGTGGCGAGATGCCAGGACACCTAACAAAAAGCAATCACCCCACAATATTGACTTGTCACTTGTATATTCAGTATTGTTACACATATGGGAAATGTAAGTAAAAACTgtatacaaaatataaaatgttggcacacccctgttgaaatgccaggtttttgtgatgtaaaaaaacaagagaCAAAGTAAAATCCTTCTTACTGTTTCCACCTTTTCCGTGACCTAAGCTGTACAAgtcaatttaaaatgttctaaAAAAAGATTTCTAAGTGAGAAGAAACAACTAAGATGTAGTTGCAACAACGAGCATGCCCTCTTATAAATTTCATTTGGTTGCTTTAGGATTAATcaattacattcaaacttagttTAAATGCAAATCAGCACATGCCCTGCTACCATTTTCAGTGCCAAACAATGACTGCTTTTCAATCCGACACCTGTCGACAGTGGAGCAAACGTGCAAACCACTCATCCAATTCCAATCAAACTCATGTTATATCATCATCAATGCACATTCTGATTTGGATTCCTGatattgtactattttttttccctgttaaactgtgttgtgttttgttccaAAAGTCACAGGTTgcaattagcaaaaaaaaattatagtcTGCATTTTGTATACACAAGTGTCGTCAGTAGGGTGAACTACACTAAAGCAGTATACAGCCAATGAATAGCTGCAAAACAGGATTAAGTTCACCCCAAAAACATGGGGACATTTGTTTCAGTTTGATACAAATCACCTTTTGGTCATACAATGTATGTTGGTTGCACATCACCAAAAGTAAAGGAGACCCATAGTGGCGACTTGTTTTAAAAGCATCATGCTTTatggagtatttttttcttgagatgaAATAGGGGTAAATTTGGCGTCTTCATGTGTATCCtagaaagtaaaaaacaaaaaaagttaaaaagtgaTTACTTTCTTTTGAAAGAGTCAGGATGTGCCATGCGGATAAAACTGctactaaaaaaaaactgactgaaaATTGTAActgtcacgtcacgtgcccgccagcaggtggcggggtttttccctccgccatctgcacacctgtccgtaatttcgggctgattatcctcctttattaagaggctccggcagtcctctcactgccggagaattccttaccgtgccattgctctctcgcacTATTTTCTCGATTgatattactcgttgcctttttgccttacggcaggtgtcaccaacatttttgagggtgagagcaacttcatgtgtaccgattgtgtgaagggctaccaaattgatacacgtctgaaataacatatttgtccaaaataccttcaataatatgaggatgtgttatttttaatacttgatgatttaaattgtcagactttgatcgtgtttcgaaatgtctcacagtactgccaatgtttgcatttttaaatcataatttctactagcaaatcacaatgtccaggcactggcgggctactcaagtggtcttcacgggctacctggtgcccgcgggcaccatgttggtgaccactgccttacggccattactcttgttattcgcgttgcatctaaattgtattgctctagattaccgatttctgtacttcctcgctctttgtttttccgcgagcgtt from the Hippocampus zosterae strain Florida chromosome 5, ASM2543408v3, whole genome shotgun sequence genome contains:
- the LOC127600773 gene encoding endothelin-2 isoform X1, which codes for MTQLRTLPTNVSSHITILLLITLCLSLQHGCGRPLVKGHDARAHHDVRAVKLRSKRCACSSVHDSECFYFCHLDIIWVNTPSKTTLYGLGGAKARQPRSAGRCTCANLDDLICTRFCCRRIILCPLRGVTSRSKKVYSASD
- the LOC127600773 gene encoding endothelin-2 isoform X2; its protein translation is MTQLRTLPTNVSSHITILLLITLCLSLQHGCGRPLVKGHDARAHHDVRAVKLRSKRCACSSVHDSECFYFCHLDIIWVNTPSKTTLYGLGGAKARQPRSAGRCTCANLDDLICTRFCCRRGVTSRSKKVYSASD